The nucleotide window GCAAATACGACGCTCTAATGAAATGCTACCATCTCTCTGTCATTCATATCCTATAACCTAACGACTATAAACAAAGAACTTTAAGGGAAGTTTCTTTATCAACTATCATTTAGAATTATTGACATAATCTTCAACCATAGTCTTGAATTAAAAGCCAAGGAGACCAGAAATGTGATGAGCTAACTGGCCAAGTAATTAAGGTCCTTAGGAGTTAGGATGGCTATGAAACTTGCGTGGAAAGCCCACCAAGCACTAATTACTTCCTTTTCCTTCAAAGTTACTGTACCTCTATATACTTTATGTCTGTCCAAAATTAACAAGAAAATCATTATAAGAGGATTACTGTTTGTCGGTAGCTTAGcaatttaataaaaatttaaactcaaagtATATGGGTTGTATGAAGTTGTAAATAATTAGAGCTTAAGTTACATTAAAGTTTGGCTAATCAAACTTGACGCAAGTAATAATTTTcactctttttcctttttggggTCCAAAGTTAATTAGATTTGTTAGATATGATACCGTGTAACGTAATATATGAGAACGTAACGCGAATATTAACGTTTAAATAGCTATGGTACTTTATAACTGATTTTACGAGAGAAAATTGAATGATCTAAACGTATATTCTTCATATTTATTCAAGCGAGAGGATATTTAATATTTACGTATCCTTTTACATGATCTATTTAATCTTACAAAACACCGACtttacaacaacaacaaaagtgaCTCGAGAAATTAAACTTGTAACCTTGCAATAACATTACAAAGCAACATGCCCTCTTATAATCACAAAGTCACCTGGTGCATGATCCTTGAATTCAACCTGAACATATAGTATAGTAGAAGGAGTAAACGAGTACGTAAGAAAGAAAGGTAGTGTTACTAAAATACAAAGATAcaatcttagttttaagttaATTAACGTTTTTGTTTAGTTCTAATTTTGTAATAATTGGGGAACCATTGATAAAGACTTTTCTGAGTTTCTCTTGAGAGTATTGCTAATAGATTACAGTATATGTTTTTGGAGACTTAAAAGTGTGCGTGCTGTgagaaatacaaaagaaaatgatCGTGCCACCTATCTAGGTACATGAATTTGCATGGAGAATAAAAATGATGTGCGAGAATGGGGTTTTGATTTCGTTTTCACGTACTGGGTCTCCCCCTAATTCAAGGATATTCTCATTATTTATTAACCACGCCTGattctttgttttctgggtttgtgaaAACGAAATTATTATCATGACCTAAAATATTCATGAATACTTTTGCCACGTCTCCCTATCAGCCATTCAAATGTTTGGAGTGCTCATATCAGAGACTTTCCCCTTCTTTTTCTGAATTTGTTTATACCTTCTTGTACGCAAAATCTATAAACAGCAAACTGAGCTTAGCAGCAATGTTAATGATTCTTGTCATGCAAAGGAACAGATCTATTTGTAGCTTATTATTATGTCTGTAATTTAACAAGCTACGACTTAGGTATAATGACTTTGAATAGCCCATTTGATGACAGTTCCTTGAGCAATTTTAACCCAAGTTTCCCATAATTTGGCAGCCAACACATAATTACCTTCATCAAAACTTTGCCATCATAAGGGTTTTTGGTCCTTGTCACAACATTCACAATTTGCTGGCTAATCACAACCTACTTGTTAATACAAAAAACGTATATGTAGGGTTTTGTAGCTCTGAAGGTCAAAAGTATTACCTATACGTTTGATGTTTCaagttttaattttgatcatcGTTGCATATCGCTTtgatatataaaagaaaatgaaactaaTAAGGCCAACTCATTTGCCTAATGCTTACTATTAGTAcaatcactacaccaaaaatatGTTGAAGAAAACCATATTCAGTAAACCCTAGGAACCCTTTTAGGGCCTCCCCTGTTTTCTGCTGATTTCTGAAAATAACAAGAAACAGAATTGGGGGCAATAATgcattgttttggatttgttatCCCACATGTACGAGAAGATCGGACTAAGTGGAGAAGTGCTTGTTGAGATCATATAATTGAGAAAAGACCGAGCATTAAAAAAACTAAATTAGTATTGCGCATGGGCATAAATTCCGTTTCTTGTACCCGCCACTGTTTCTCTGTAAAAATCCCTGTGCTCAAAGATTTTgcagagaataaaaaaaaaaaaaaaatcgttgtAAGCAACTCTCACTATTCACTAAGCATATCAATATCATCATCCTTATTCTCACTTCTTCATAATGCCTGCAATCATGATTCTTGGTTGCCTCACCCGCATgcttctctctccttctcactcactctctcactcctccctccctccctccaccTACCTATAAATCCCACACaccccacctctctctctcacctcacAATCCCTCACTAAATTCTCCCATCTCGCTACTCGTTTCTTTCCCGTTTTACTGTCCCAGTCCCTTTCTTCAATGGCACTCTCTGGTTTCGAAGGCTTCGAGAAGCGTCTGGAGCTCCACTTCTTCGGGGACGACCCTAAAAATGTAGGGCTCGGCCTGAGACTCCTCGACTTCGAGACCTTGGACGAGCAAATCCTACAGGCCGTGCAGTGCACCGTGGTCTCCGCCGTAGCGAATCACTACTTCGACGCCTACGTGTTGTCGGAGTCGAGTCTCTTTGTTTACCCTACCAAGATCATCATCAAAACATGTGGGACCACTCAGCTCCTGAAGTCAGTGGCGCCGCTGCTCCACCACGCGTCGAGCCTGGGCCTCACTCTCACCTCCTGTCGCTACACCAGGGGTAACTTTATCTTCCCCGCCGCACAGCCTTTTCCCCACGACAGCTTCCAAAACGAGGTCGTTTACTTGGAAGACTCCCTCCCTGACAGCCTCTGCTACCGGAAGGCCTCCGTCATGCCCTCCAAAACCCCATCACACTCGTGGCACGTGTTTTCTGCTTCAACTGAAGCGACGTCGTATCCCCTCAACGGCGACGTAATGTACACCATTGAAATATGCAT belongs to Rosa chinensis cultivar Old Blush chromosome 4, RchiOBHm-V2, whole genome shotgun sequence and includes:
- the LOC112200221 gene encoding S-adenosylmethionine decarboxylase proenzyme 4, which encodes MALSGFEGFEKRLELHFFGDDPKNVGLGLRLLDFETLDEQILQAVQCTVVSAVANHYFDAYVLSESSLFVYPTKIIIKTCGTTQLLKSVAPLLHHASSLGLTLTSCRYTRGNFIFPAAQPFPHDSFQNEVVYLEDSLPDSLCYRKASVMPSKTPSHSWHVFSASTEATSYPLNGDVMYTIEICMTELDRDLARSFFQRPGSGKNGDTAGKEMTEITGIGEIIPGALICDFAFDPCGYSMNGIDGDRHSTIHVTPEDGFSYASYECVGSVYDCDDVVRVLKRVFKVFRPATMSVSTTCASHEVWTLVAGALEPLGMKCRSCAVDEFPAAGNVVYQTFTTHRNK